A region of Bacteroidales bacterium DNA encodes the following proteins:
- a CDS encoding PspC domain-containing protein, producing the protein MQTTKRLYRSRTDSVIAGVSGGLAKYLSIDPIIVRLMFVVLAIFGGGGVLIYIIAWIAVPLEPYDVYYDSSRYGRTVPPESGSAGAGFSDKEKANTEFDNTMLNPDEEMRKKQHEHKQLNEGSLIAGIILITLGGLFLASHFISRINFGDLWPVLLIVVGILIIFSRSREDKR; encoded by the coding sequence ATGCAAACAACAAAACGTCTCTATCGAAGCCGCACCGACTCTGTAATTGCCGGAGTTTCCGGTGGATTGGCAAAGTATCTTTCCATCGACCCCATCATCGTCCGCTTAATGTTTGTGGTATTGGCTATCTTTGGTGGCGGCGGAGTATTAATCTATATTATTGCATGGATTGCAGTGCCGCTGGAGCCTTACGATGTTTATTACGACAGTAGTCGTTACGGCCGCACTGTTCCACCGGAATCTGGTAGCGCCGGGGCAGGATTTTCGGATAAGGAAAAAGCAAATACCGAGTTTGATAACACCATGTTAAATCCTGACGAAGAAATGCGAAAAAAACAACACGAGCACAAACAACTTAACGAAGGCAGCCTTATCGCCGGCATCATCCTCATTACTCTGGGCGGCCTTTTTCTCGCAAGCCATTTCATTTCGCGTATTAATTTTGGCGACCTGTGGCCTGTGTTGCTTATCGTGGTGGGGATTCTCATTATTTTTAGTCGCTCACGCGAAGACAAACGATAA
- a CDS encoding DUF5668 domain-containing protein — translation MKSKNVFWGIILISIGLLFVLRNFGYIHFGWYSLRQLWPVILVLLGISLLPINGTVRVVLAFVVVGFSIWFLAGKDSQQYGGNNWRDFFRHDHRQGLYHDPDAQNEVMEDFDQSLTQGYQAGIRNAVLDLDAMAGEFIIEGLSDDLLNFEREGNFGSYNLNSNSAEGVVVLKLTMKQRIRRMDNFHNKAKISLHPDPLWDFKIDAGAAKIDFDLTLFKVDNVDIDGGASQINLKLGNRHSLSRLSIDAGATDVTIRVPISSGCQVKTDSFLSNKSLDGFEKNEKGIYLTENFDTAAERIEISIDAAVSNLKIIRY, via the coding sequence ATGAAATCAAAAAATGTTTTCTGGGGCATCATCCTCATCAGCATAGGACTTTTGTTTGTGCTGCGCAACTTTGGTTACATCCATTTTGGCTGGTACTCGCTGCGGCAGCTCTGGCCCGTTATTCTGGTCCTCCTCGGCATCTCGCTGCTTCCCATCAACGGGACGGTGCGTGTGGTGCTGGCATTTGTGGTTGTTGGCTTTTCTATCTGGTTTTTGGCCGGCAAGGATTCGCAACAATACGGAGGCAACAACTGGCGCGATTTTTTTCGACACGACCACCGGCAAGGGCTTTACCACGACCCCGATGCACAGAATGAGGTGATGGAGGATTTTGACCAGTCACTGACCCAGGGCTACCAAGCTGGTATCCGAAATGCGGTACTCGATTTGGATGCCATGGCAGGAGAATTCATTATTGAAGGCCTCAGCGATGATTTGTTAAATTTTGAACGCGAAGGCAATTTCGGCAGTTACAATCTTAATTCCAACAGTGCCGAAGGCGTGGTGGTGCTTAAGCTCACCATGAAGCAGCGCATCCGGCGCATGGATAATTTCCACAACAAAGCTAAAATCAGCCTTCATCCTGATCCGCTATGGGATTTTAAAATAGATGCCGGAGCTGCCAAGATTGATTTCGATCTTACACTGTTTAAAGTTGATAATGTCGACATCGACGGCGGAGCTTCCCAAATCAATCTTAAGCTGGGCAACCGCCATTCGCTCAGCCGCCTATCCATCGACGCCGGAGCTACAGATGTTACCATCAGGGTGCCGATTAGTTCCGGCTGCCAGGTAAAAACGGACTCCTTCCTCTCCAACAAAAGCCTCGATGGTTTCGAGAAAAACGAAAAAGGTATTTATCTCACCGAAAACTTCGACACTGCTGCCGAACGCATCGAGATCTCTATCGACGCCGCTGTTTCTAATCTGAAAATCATCAGATATTAA